From a region of the Chitinophaga caseinilytica genome:
- a CDS encoding BON domain-containing protein, whose product MKKSKSWLLACLLGFGVFLYACKPSDAKLQKEVNDKLAATTPGVIAEVKGGVATLSGEVMDDATKSAAEASAKEVKGIKSVTNNVMITPPPPPPPPVVISPDDLLKTSVDSVLSAKGISGVTATIANGEVTLTGTIKKSELKTVMQAAAEAKPKKINNKLTLQ is encoded by the coding sequence ATGAAAAAATCCAAATCCTGGTTACTCGCCTGCCTGCTTGGGTTCGGCGTATTCCTGTACGCTTGCAAACCGAGCGATGCCAAACTTCAGAAAGAAGTCAACGACAAACTGGCCGCCACCACTCCCGGCGTGATCGCGGAAGTGAAAGGTGGTGTAGCCACATTGAGTGGCGAAGTCATGGACGACGCCACCAAATCTGCCGCCGAAGCTTCGGCCAAGGAAGTGAAAGGGATCAAGTCGGTCACCAACAACGTGATGATCACTCCGCCCCCGCCTCCTCCGCCGCCGGTGGTGATCAGCCCCGACGATCTGTTGAAAACGAGTGTAGATTCCGTTTTGAGCGCCAAAGGCATTTCGGGCGTTACGGCCACTATCGCCAACGGGGAAGTAACGTTGACGGGCACTATCAAGAAATCAGAACTGAAAACGGTGATGCAGGCCGCAGCCGAAGCGAAACCGAAAAAGATCAACAACAAGCTGACCCTTCAGTAA
- a CDS encoding lysophospholipid acyltransferase family protein, which yields MYYILLAFCYSVSILPLWVLYRISDLLYVFVYHILGYRRKVVLGNLRQAFPDKPEADIRRMARKYYRNLTDMMVETIKLLTMSKASLQKRFICDLGPLNKLYNEGRSCQLHLGHNFNWEWANLFCMQGVQFPFLVVFMPITTKAVNRMFRHFREKFGTVLIPANDMRNGMAPWMGKQYLLALVADQNPGNPRRCYWYPFLNKMTAFYKGPEMSARRNDIPVVFADIRKTKRGHYEARLTLAFEHPTQTKEGEITEAFVRYLEKNIYEQPEVWVWSHRRWKHEWKPEYADEQPK from the coding sequence ATGTATTATATTTTACTGGCATTTTGTTACAGCGTTTCCATCCTGCCCTTGTGGGTTTTGTACCGCATCAGCGACCTGTTGTATGTGTTCGTGTACCATATTCTCGGGTACCGCAGGAAAGTGGTGCTGGGCAACCTCCGCCAGGCGTTCCCGGACAAGCCGGAGGCAGACATCCGGCGGATGGCGCGGAAATATTACCGCAACCTCACAGATATGATGGTGGAAACCATCAAGCTGCTCACCATGAGCAAAGCCTCTCTGCAAAAGCGTTTCATCTGCGACCTCGGCCCGCTGAACAAACTGTACAACGAAGGCCGTAGCTGCCAGTTGCACCTGGGGCATAACTTCAACTGGGAATGGGCCAACCTGTTTTGCATGCAGGGCGTTCAGTTCCCTTTCCTCGTCGTGTTCATGCCCATTACCACCAAAGCCGTCAACCGGATGTTCCGCCATTTCCGTGAAAAGTTCGGGACGGTGCTCATCCCCGCCAACGACATGCGCAACGGCATGGCGCCCTGGATGGGAAAGCAATACCTGCTGGCCCTGGTGGCCGATCAGAACCCCGGCAATCCGCGCCGCTGCTACTGGTACCCGTTCCTCAACAAGATGACGGCGTTTTACAAAGGGCCGGAAATGAGCGCCCGGCGCAACGATATCCCGGTGGTGTTTGCAGACATCCGCAAAACGAAACGCGGACATTACGAAGCCCGGCTCACCCTCGCGTTCGAACACCCTACGCAAACGAAAGAAGGCGAGATCACGGAAGCGTTCGTCCGCTACCTCGAAAAAAACATCTACGAGCAGCCCGAAGTCTGGGTTTGGAGCCACCGCCGCTGGAAGCACGAGTGGAAGCCGGAATATGCAGACGAGCAGCCGAAATGA
- a CDS encoding LysM peptidoglycan-binding domain-containing protein, producing the protein MALQEKYAELIQAANGGGVSGLQVAEQNGVLYVTGTAPSGAVKDQLWGIYEKLDPEMRAGDLVLNISLAEGAEQEYEVKSGDNLSKIAKKYPGLTWQKIYEANKDKIKDPDVIQPGWKLKIPSA; encoded by the coding sequence ATGGCATTACAGGAAAAATATGCGGAACTGATCCAGGCCGCCAATGGCGGCGGCGTTTCCGGGCTGCAGGTGGCCGAACAGAACGGCGTGCTGTACGTAACGGGCACTGCGCCTTCGGGTGCCGTGAAAGATCAGCTCTGGGGCATTTATGAAAAACTCGATCCCGAAATGCGCGCGGGCGACCTCGTGCTCAACATCTCCCTGGCCGAAGGCGCCGAACAGGAATACGAGGTGAAATCGGGCGATAACCTCAGCAAGATCGCGAAGAAATATCCGGGCCTTACCTGGCAGAAAATCTATGAAGCCAACAAAGACAAGATCAAGGACCCCGACGTCATACAACCGGGCTGGAAGCTGAAGATCCCTTCGGCATAA